The Faecalibacterium sp. I3-3-89 sequence TACACCAAGCTCTGCAAAGAGGAGGGGCTGCCCCTTGAGCTGCTGAGCCACCTGATGAGCACCCGCCCGGCGGAGATCCTGGGCCTTGCCAAGGGACAGCTGGAGCCGGGCTATGACGCCGACTTCGTGCTGGTGGATCTTGACACCCCCTATACGGTGGACAAGGATAAGCTCCACTCCAAGTCCCACAACTGCCCCTTCGACGGGGCACAGCTCTACGGCAGGGTCTGCGCCACCGTCAAGGGCGGCCAGCTGACCTATCAGGCGGAAGAGTAAAAAACCTTTCACGGCCTAGCCCTCTCAGGCGCTGCGCGCCAGCTCTCCCAAGGGGAGAGCCAAAAGCGTGGCGGTCAAGCGAAAGCCTCTCCCTTTGGGAGAGGTGGCACGGTGTCAGCCGTGACGGAGAGGGCAAGGATGCTGACAATAGAAGAGATACCTATAAAAAGAGAGACAACAGGAGGAACCCCAAAATGACGAACATGGATAAGCTCTACGAAGCAGTCGAAGCACGCGGCCCGGTCTGCGTGGGTCTGGACACCGATTTCAGCTACCTGCCCGCAGATTTTGTGGACAGCACCCTTTCCAAGGGCGAGAACATCGTCCGCTTCAACAAGAAGCTCATCGACGCCACCAAGGCGGTGGCCGGCTGCTACAAGGTGCAGATCGCTTACTATGAGGCTCTGGGCCTCGAGGGCCTGAAGGCATATGCCGACACCCTGAAGGCCGTCCGCGAGGCCGGTGTGCCGGTCATCGCCGACATCAAGCGCGGCGACATCGCCAAGACCGCCGAAATGTACGCCATGGGCCACTTCACCGGCGATTTTGAGGCCGACTTCGTCACGCTGGCCCCCTACATGGGTCTGGACTCCATCAGCCCCTATCTGCCCTACGCCGAGAAGCAGGGCAAGGGTATGTTCGTCCTCTGCCGCACCTCCAACGGCGGCGCAAAGGACTTCGAGTACGAGAAGCTGGCTGACGGCCGCCACGTCTACGACCTCGTGGGCGACAAGCTGAACGCTCTCGGCAAGGACTACATGGGCGAGCACGGCTACTCCTCCATCGGTCTGGTCATCGGCGGCACCCACATCGAGGAGGCCACTGAGATCCGCGCCAAGTACAAGGACAGCTTCTTCCTCATCCCCGGCTACGGCGCACAGGGCGGCAAGGCCGAGGACATCGCCCAGTATCTGAGCAAGGGCAACGGCGGCGTGGTCAACTCCAGCCGCGGCATCCTGCTGGCCTACAAGAAGCAGCCGGGCGTGGCCTTCGACGAGGCCGCTTACAACGAGTGTGTGAACATGAAGGAGGCCATTGCCCATGCGTGCAGCCTGCTGTGAGGCCACTGTCCTGCGCCATGAGGTCATCGCGGAGGACATCCGCCTGCTGACCGTCCTCTGGCCGGACCGTGAGCACATCCCCCACGCCGGGCAGTTCTTCACCCTGCGTGCATGGGGCGCGGACGAAGCGCCCTTCCTTTCCCGGCCCATCAGTGTCCACAAGTGGGACGCCGAGACCCAGACCGTCGAGTTTCTGTACGCCGTCGTGGGCGAGGGCACCCGGAAGCTGACGGCCCTGATGCCGGGCGACAGCTTCCAGCTCACCGGCCCCATGGGCAACGGCTTCGATACGGCCGACCTGCTGAGCCGGTACAAGAAGATCGCCGTCGTGGGCGGCGGCATCGGCACCGCCCCCATGTATCAGCTCACCCGTGAGCTGGCGGCGGGCGGGGTCAAGCCCGACGTCTTCTTCGGCTTCCGGGATAAGCCCTACTGCATGGAGGAATACCGCTCCATTGCAAACAGCGTCAAGGTGTCTACGGACACCGGCGCGGTGGGCTTCCACGGCTTTGTCACCCAGCTGTACGACCCGGCAGATTATGACGTGGTGCTGGTCTGCGGCCCCACGGTCATGATGCGGAACGCTGCCCGCCTCTGCGCGGAGAAGGGCACCCCCTGCTTCGTCAGTCTGGAAAAGAAGATGGCCTGCGGCATCGGTGCCTGCCTCGGCTGCACCTGCGAGACCAGAAGCGGCGAGGGCAAGAGCGTATGCAAGAATGGCCCTGTGTTTGATGCAGCGGAGGTGTTCTGATGGCAGATCTGAAAACGAACCTGCTGGGCTTCACCATGAACAGCCCCATCATCGGGGCCTCGGGCACGGTGGGCTACGGCGTGGAATACGAAGAGCTGGCCGATTTCTCGAAGATCGGCGGCATCTCGGGCAAGGGCCTGACCCTCTACGGCCAGTACGGCAACAAGGGCGAGCGGCTCTGGGAGACCCCCTCGGGCCTCATCAACAGCATCGGTCTGCAGAACCCCGGCGTCCAGCACTTCATTGATGTGGAGCTGGGCGAGATGCTGGAGCTGAAGCAGAAGTATGGCACGGTGGCCATCGCCAACCTCGGCGGCCACAGCGAGGAAGAGTACGTCGAGGGTGCGGCCATGCTCAGCGAGAGCGGCGTGGACATCGTGGAGTTGAACATCTCCTGCCCCAACGTCAAGGTGGGCGGCATGGCCTACGGCGTCAAGGCCGAGGCCGCCGGCGAGGTGGTGCGGATGGTCCGCGACGCCTGCAAGAAGCCCCTGATGGTCAAGCTCAGCCCGCAGGCCGAGAACATCCCCGCGATGTGCAAGGCGGTGGAGGCTGCGGGTGCAGACGCCATCAGCCTGACCAACACCTTTCAGGCCTGCGCCATCGACCTCGAGAAGCGCCGCCCGGTGTTCGACAACATCTTCGCCGGTCTGTCCGGCCCGGCGGTGCGCCCCATCGCCCTGCGGATGGTCTGGCAGGCTGTCGGCGCAGTGAACATCCCGGTGGTGGGCCTCGGCGGCATCGCCACCGGCCGGGACGCACTGGAGTTCATCATGGCCGGTGCGGCGGCGGTGCAGGTGGGCGCAGCGAACTTTGCCAACCCCCGGGCGATGGAGACCATCGCCGAGGAGATGGCTGCATGGATGGACGCCCACGGCGTCCGGACGCTGGACGAGATCCGTGGTTGTGCACGCTGAGTGCATAAAATAAAGCTTAAACGCATAATGCCCGCAAATATTCATTAAATCTTAAAA is a genomic window containing:
- the pyrF gene encoding orotidine-5'-phosphate decarboxylase, with translation MTNMDKLYEAVEARGPVCVGLDTDFSYLPADFVDSTLSKGENIVRFNKKLIDATKAVAGCYKVQIAYYEALGLEGLKAYADTLKAVREAGVPVIADIKRGDIAKTAEMYAMGHFTGDFEADFVTLAPYMGLDSISPYLPYAEKQGKGMFVLCRTSNGGAKDFEYEKLADGRHVYDLVGDKLNALGKDYMGEHGYSSIGLVIGGTHIEEATEIRAKYKDSFFLIPGYGAQGGKAEDIAQYLSKGNGGVVNSSRGILLAYKKQPGVAFDEAAYNECVNMKEAIAHACSLL
- a CDS encoding dihydroorotate dehydrogenase electron transfer subunit; its protein translation is MRAACCEATVLRHEVIAEDIRLLTVLWPDREHIPHAGQFFTLRAWGADEAPFLSRPISVHKWDAETQTVEFLYAVVGEGTRKLTALMPGDSFQLTGPMGNGFDTADLLSRYKKIAVVGGGIGTAPMYQLTRELAAGGVKPDVFFGFRDKPYCMEEYRSIANSVKVSTDTGAVGFHGFVTQLYDPADYDVVLVCGPTVMMRNAARLCAEKGTPCFVSLEKKMACGIGACLGCTCETRSGEGKSVCKNGPVFDAAEVF
- a CDS encoding dihydroorotate dehydrogenase, whose product is MADLKTNLLGFTMNSPIIGASGTVGYGVEYEELADFSKIGGISGKGLTLYGQYGNKGERLWETPSGLINSIGLQNPGVQHFIDVELGEMLELKQKYGTVAIANLGGHSEEEYVEGAAMLSESGVDIVELNISCPNVKVGGMAYGVKAEAAGEVVRMVRDACKKPLMVKLSPQAENIPAMCKAVEAAGADAISLTNTFQACAIDLEKRRPVFDNIFAGLSGPAVRPIALRMVWQAVGAVNIPVVGLGGIATGRDALEFIMAGAAAVQVGAANFANPRAMETIAEEMAAWMDAHGVRTLDEIRGCAR